One genomic region from Acidimicrobiales bacterium encodes:
- a CDS encoding DUF3488 and transglutaminase-like domain-containing protein — translation MLTVKPPAATDRGDPRSGGTPRGAAAAPWRPGRLDRGAPDGEPAAGADGAATAALAALTVASVFGLNRVFTNGHWAGPVLATSLCVHLVAWAARRFRWPAVASTVACVVAGALVVSWTVLGAYTTYGVPTGRTISAAGTALDHAQRAVSSVVVPVQPTTGFVLASALIAGVAAVLADGLAFRRRSAMLGAAPGFAMFVAFCALGSGAGRQWFISIEGVALLLFALVHRASVGLGRNWLGGVRSGAVAWALPAGATVGAAAILTVVLVAPSVHGADGVGVLGWRAGGIGGGPREVANPIVDLHTRLVNFSDVGVFTVQSPVGSYWRLTSLDTFTGQTWVSTNSYKGFSGRLPGVAAEPPGTRTVTERFHIQNLESVWLPAAFTPLSVNGVRGVDYDPASSSLITSHKTSDGLDYSVTSYQFLSTLDPARLRAAPSLKLDPNIERYLQLPASVPASVLSLARELTAGKQTEYEKAIALQDFFLGPSFTYSLDPPTDGFGIDALTTFLFGTRTGYCQQFAGAFAVLARAAGLPTRLAVGFTPGNDVNGVFQVLDADAHTWPEIYFGPKYGWLPFEPTKSFSNPNAATYATGSSGQAGATPGPNDLSPLAPKGSPTTQSQPVPTTVPSANSAKSGGDIVVTPSSGASGLTVAVVILLLIGGWVALNVGVRRARWGLRRRRRRGDPASVVLSYWRDTAEVLAWWGINRHPGDTDAEFAGRAARSLQSVFGEPSPWVASGVRRLAGMATEAVFAPSLPDGAPSEAALVAAELRQRLYRKASARRLLLWWFTPTPGRA, via the coding sequence GTCGCGTCAGTGTTCGGTCTGAACCGGGTGTTCACCAACGGCCACTGGGCGGGGCCGGTCCTCGCCACCTCGCTCTGCGTGCACCTCGTCGCGTGGGCCGCACGTAGGTTCCGGTGGCCGGCGGTTGCCAGCACGGTCGCCTGCGTCGTGGCCGGCGCGCTCGTCGTGTCGTGGACCGTGCTGGGCGCATACACCACTTACGGCGTACCGACGGGCCGGACCATCTCGGCGGCGGGAACAGCGCTCGATCACGCGCAACGCGCGGTGTCGAGCGTCGTGGTGCCGGTCCAGCCGACGACGGGTTTCGTTCTGGCGTCCGCTCTCATCGCCGGCGTGGCCGCGGTGCTGGCCGACGGGCTCGCGTTCCGCCGGCGGTCGGCGATGCTCGGTGCCGCACCGGGCTTCGCCATGTTCGTGGCATTCTGCGCCCTCGGCTCCGGCGCGGGGAGGCAGTGGTTCATCTCGATTGAGGGTGTCGCGCTCCTCTTGTTCGCGCTGGTCCACCGGGCATCGGTCGGGCTGGGACGCAACTGGCTGGGAGGCGTCCGTTCGGGTGCCGTCGCGTGGGCGCTCCCCGCGGGCGCGACCGTCGGCGCCGCCGCGATCCTCACCGTGGTGCTCGTGGCTCCTTCGGTCCACGGTGCGGACGGCGTCGGAGTCCTCGGATGGCGCGCCGGAGGTATCGGCGGCGGCCCGCGCGAGGTCGCCAACCCGATCGTCGACCTTCACACCCGCCTGGTGAACTTCTCCGATGTGGGTGTCTTCACGGTTCAAAGCCCCGTCGGGTCGTACTGGAGGCTCACGTCCCTCGATACATTCACCGGGCAGACGTGGGTGTCGACCAACTCCTACAAGGGTTTCTCCGGCCGTCTACCTGGAGTAGCCGCCGAGCCGCCGGGCACGCGGACCGTCACCGAGAGGTTCCACATACAGAACCTCGAGTCGGTGTGGCTCCCCGCGGCCTTCACCCCTCTCTCGGTGAACGGAGTCCGCGGAGTCGACTACGACCCTGCGTCGTCGAGTTTGATCACGTCCCACAAGACCTCAGACGGTCTCGACTACTCGGTCACCTCCTACCAGTTCCTTTCCACACTCGACCCGGCCCGGCTGCGCGCGGCGCCGTCCTTGAAGCTCGATCCCAACATCGAGCGATACCTGCAACTGCCGGCGTCGGTGCCGGCATCGGTGCTCTCCCTGGCACGAGAGCTCACGGCGGGCAAACAGACCGAATACGAAAAGGCGATCGCGTTGCAGGACTTCTTCCTCGGTCCGTCTTTTACGTACAGCCTCGACCCACCGACCGACGGGTTCGGGATCGACGCGCTGACCACGTTCCTCTTCGGCACTAGGACCGGATACTGCCAGCAGTTCGCCGGTGCGTTCGCCGTACTCGCGCGTGCCGCCGGCCTGCCCACACGGCTCGCCGTCGGCTTCACCCCTGGCAACGACGTCAACGGGGTCTTCCAGGTACTCGATGCTGACGCGCACACATGGCCGGAGATCTACTTCGGACCGAAGTACGGCTGGCTGCCCTTCGAGCCGACCAAGAGCTTCAGCAATCCAAACGCTGCAACTTATGCAACGGGTTCATCCGGACAAGCTGGTGCCACGCCGGGCCCGAATGACCTTTCGCCACTGGCACCTAAGGGATCGCCGACGACCCAATCGCAGCCCGTCCCGACGACCGTGCCCTCAGCCAACTCGGCGAAGAGCGGCGGGGACATTGTCGTGACGCCCTCGTCGGGGGCGAGCGGTTTGACGGTTGCCGTCGTGATCTTGCTGCTCATCGGCGGATGGGTCGCCCTCAACGTCGGTGTGCGCCGCGCGCGCTGGGGACTGAGGCGGAGGCGCCGCAGGGGCGACCCCGCCTCCGTCGTGCTGTCGTACTGGCGCGACACCGCCGAAGTGCTCGCCTGGTGGGGGATCAACCGCCATCCGGGTGACACGGACGCGGAGTTCGCGGGGCGCGCCGCGAGGTCGTTGCAGTCCGTGTTCGGCGAGCCCTCGCCGTGGGTGGCAAGCGGTGTGCGACGGCTCGCCGGGATGGCCACCGAGGCTGTGTTCGCCCCTTCGCTGCCCGACGGCGCCCCGTCGGAGGCCGCGCTGGTCGCGGCCGAGCTGCGCCAGCGCCTCTACCGCAAGGCGTCGGCGAGGCGGTTGTTGCTGTGGTGGTTCACCCCGACGCCAGGTAGGGCGTAA
- a CDS encoding DUF3040 domain-containing protein, with product MPLNEHEERILHEIEQRFYAHDPESARRIESTTLDAYLARNSRWAAAGFVVGLIILLAAFASNWIVGVFGFVVMLASAVMLIQNLRKIGRRGIQELRQSIGSRSLPDAIEDATRRLRRRLGRED from the coding sequence GTGCCGCTGAACGAGCACGAAGAGCGCATTCTGCACGAGATCGAGCAGCGGTTCTACGCCCACGACCCCGAATCGGCCCGGCGGATCGAATCCACCACGCTTGACGCGTATCTTGCGCGCAACTCCCGGTGGGCGGCGGCCGGCTTCGTCGTAGGCCTGATCATCCTGCTGGCCGCCTTCGCGTCCAACTGGATCGTCGGCGTGTTCGGCTTCGTGGTGATGCTCGCGAGCGCGGTGATGCTCATCCAGAACCTACGCAAGATCGGCCGCCGAGGGATCCAGGAGCTGCGCCAGTCGATCGGTTCGAGGTCGTTGCCCGACGCCATCGAGGACGCGACCCGCCGCCTCCGCCGGCGCCTGGGCCGCGAGGACTGA
- a CDS encoding DNA polymerase IV produces the protein MGTTAGPPAREASILHVDMDAFYASVEALDDPTLAGRPLIVGGAGARGVVASCSYEARAYGIHSAMPSSRARRLCPQAVFVSGRYDRYSEVSRQIHHIFESYTPLVEGISLDEAFLDVTGAIRLFGPADTIAHSIRDRIREELGLGCSVGVAPVKFLAKLASEAAKPAASLKGVVPGKGVFVIEPGEELAFLHPLPIEALWGVGPATAARLRRLGVTKVGDLAALPADTVTSSVGRAHGQHLYLLAHGIDDRRVVPDRDVKSISHEETYAVDRDDRDGLHSEIVRMADAVAARMRKAGLSGRTVSIKVRYGDFRTITRSRTSREPLFDGQAVATLAGELLESLDLGDGIRLLGVGVSSLAGDGSANPAGGQLSLDLDGADDPGRPSWRGATEAVDAVRERFGAAAVGPATLVGPGGIRVKRQGDTQWGPGSG, from the coding sequence GTGGGCACGACCGCGGGGCCGCCGGCGCGCGAAGCGAGCATCCTCCACGTCGACATGGATGCGTTCTACGCGTCGGTCGAGGCCCTGGACGATCCGACCCTCGCCGGCCGCCCCCTCATCGTCGGCGGCGCCGGCGCGAGGGGAGTGGTCGCGTCCTGCAGCTACGAGGCGCGTGCCTATGGCATCCACTCCGCGATGCCCTCCTCGAGGGCCCGCCGCCTGTGCCCGCAGGCCGTATTCGTGTCGGGCCGATACGACCGCTACTCCGAGGTCAGCCGGCAGATACACCACATCTTCGAGTCCTACACCCCTCTCGTCGAAGGCATCTCGCTCGACGAAGCGTTCCTTGATGTCACCGGGGCGATCCGGCTGTTCGGGCCGGCGGACACCATCGCCCACTCGATCAGGGATCGCATCAGGGAAGAGCTGGGCCTCGGCTGCTCGGTAGGGGTGGCACCCGTGAAGTTCCTCGCCAAGCTTGCGTCCGAAGCCGCGAAGCCAGCCGCAAGCCTCAAGGGAGTCGTCCCGGGCAAGGGGGTCTTTGTCATCGAACCCGGCGAGGAGCTGGCGTTCTTGCACCCCCTCCCGATTGAGGCCCTTTGGGGCGTCGGCCCTGCGACGGCAGCGCGCTTGAGGCGTCTCGGAGTGACGAAGGTCGGCGACCTGGCGGCCCTTCCAGCCGACACCGTCACCTCATCGGTGGGGAGGGCCCACGGCCAGCATCTGTACCTTCTGGCGCACGGGATCGACGACCGCCGGGTTGTGCCGGACCGGGACGTCAAGTCGATCAGCCACGAGGAGACCTACGCGGTGGACCGCGACGATCGCGACGGGCTGCACTCCGAGATCGTCCGGATGGCCGACGCCGTGGCTGCACGCATGCGCAAGGCTGGCCTGTCCGGCAGGACGGTGAGCATCAAGGTGCGCTACGGCGACTTCCGCACGATCACCCGCTCCCGCACCAGCCGCGAACCCCTCTTCGACGGTCAGGCTGTAGCCACGCTTGCCGGGGAACTTCTCGAATCGCTCGACCTCGGTGACGGCATCCGCCTCCTCGGTGTCGGCGTATCCAGTCTCGCCGGAGACGGCAGCGCCAATCCCGCCGGCGGCCAGCTCTCACTCGACCTCGACGGAGCCGATGACCCCGGCAGACCGTCGTGGCGCGGGGCGACCGAAGCGGTCGACGCGGTCCGCGAGCGATTCGGAGCGGCAGCGGTAGGGCCGGCCACCCTCGTCGGTCCGGGGGGGATCCGGGTGAAGCGCCAAGGTGACACGCAGTGGGGACCCGGCAGCGGCTGA